A genomic stretch from Kribbella amoyensis includes:
- a CDS encoding CsbD family protein, producing the protein MGIGDKMKNAAESAKGKVKEKTGDSTDNRDLQAKGKAEQSKADLKQAGQKAKDAFKH; encoded by the coding sequence ATGGGTATCGGCGACAAGATGAAGAACGCGGCCGAGAGCGCCAAGGGGAAGGTCAAGGAGAAGACCGGCGACTCCACGGACAACCGCGATCTGCAGGCCAAGGGGAAGGCCGAACAGTCGAAGGCCGACCTGAAGCAGGCCGGGCAGAAGGCCAAGGACGCCTTCAAGCACTGA
- a CDS encoding DNA topoisomerase IB: MHAHRVPTGMRLRRSDPDRPGLSRRRRGQGFGYSDADGDRITDPEVLERIRALAIPPAWQDVWICPYPNGHLQAVGTDEAGRRQYLYHDDWRATQDADKHDRVRQLARKLPAFREAVEADLVAKGIGRDKVLATALRMLDHGVIRTGNDEYADEYGSRGVATMLRTDVRAGRDTVVFGFVAKGGAERALELADEQLAGAVRSLKRARHGHQRLFVYRDRDGYHEIDATMINERFQQIVGDEFTVKDLRTWAATVHAAIDLAAADPPATKKAGTAAVKEMLTEVSDHLGNTPAVARASYVDPRVVKQYRRGRTIAAAVRRVGTDLGDVEVRTALERSVNRLLGA; the protein is encoded by the coding sequence ATGCATGCCCACCGGGTACCGACCGGTATGCGGCTGCGGCGGAGCGACCCCGACCGGCCGGGCCTGTCCCGGCGCCGGCGCGGGCAGGGATTCGGGTACAGCGACGCGGACGGTGACCGGATCACCGACCCGGAGGTCCTGGAGCGGATCCGGGCCCTGGCGATTCCGCCGGCCTGGCAGGACGTCTGGATCTGCCCGTACCCGAACGGTCACCTGCAGGCGGTCGGTACCGACGAGGCCGGCCGCCGCCAGTACCTCTACCACGACGACTGGCGGGCGACCCAGGACGCGGACAAGCACGACCGGGTCCGGCAGCTGGCCCGCAAGCTGCCCGCCTTCCGGGAGGCGGTGGAGGCCGACCTCGTGGCGAAGGGCATCGGCCGGGACAAGGTCCTCGCGACGGCTCTGCGGATGCTGGATCACGGCGTCATCCGGACCGGCAACGACGAGTACGCGGACGAGTACGGGAGCCGGGGTGTCGCGACGATGCTGCGGACCGACGTCCGGGCCGGGCGGGACACCGTGGTGTTCGGTTTCGTCGCCAAGGGCGGGGCCGAGCGGGCCCTCGAGCTGGCGGACGAGCAGCTCGCGGGCGCGGTCCGGTCGCTCAAGCGGGCGCGGCACGGTCACCAGCGGTTGTTCGTCTACCGGGACCGGGACGGGTACCACGAGATCGACGCGACGATGATCAACGAGCGGTTCCAGCAGATCGTCGGCGACGAGTTCACGGTGAAGGACCTGCGGACCTGGGCCGCCACCGTGCACGCCGCGATCGATCTGGCCGCGGCGGACCCGCCGGCCACGAAGAAGGCCGGCACCGCGGCGGTCAAGGAGATGCTCACGGAGGTGTCCGATCACCTCGGCAACACCCCGGCGGTGGCGCGGGCGTCGTACGTCGATCCTCGCGTGGTCAAGCAGTACCGGCGCGGCCGCACCATCGCCGCCGCGGTCCGCCGGGTCGGTACCGATCTCGGCGACGTCGAGGTCCGGACGGCCCTGGAGCGGTCGGTGAACCGGTTGCTGGGCGCATAG
- a CDS encoding flavodoxin family protein, with protein MRALVLNCTLKPSPERSNTDALADVVVTALEKESVEVERVRLADLDIRPGVTSDEGDGDEWPRIHRQLLDSDILVVATPTWVARPSSIAQRMLERMDAMISETDDDERPVAYNKVAGVVVTGNEDGAHHVIAEISGGLGDIGYTVPGQAWTYWNKGPGPGPSYNDTGEGHDWSARTGRAMASNLVAVAKALTANPVPPPPS; from the coding sequence ATGCGCGCGCTGGTACTGAACTGCACGCTGAAACCGTCACCGGAGCGGTCGAACACGGACGCGCTGGCCGACGTGGTCGTCACGGCGCTGGAGAAGGAGAGCGTCGAGGTCGAGCGGGTCCGGCTGGCCGACCTGGACATCCGGCCCGGGGTGACCAGCGACGAGGGCGACGGCGACGAGTGGCCGCGGATCCACCGGCAGTTGCTGGACAGCGACATCCTGGTGGTCGCGACGCCGACCTGGGTGGCCCGGCCGTCCTCGATCGCGCAGCGGATGCTGGAGCGGATGGACGCGATGATCAGCGAGACCGACGACGACGAACGTCCGGTCGCGTACAACAAGGTCGCCGGAGTGGTTGTCACCGGCAACGAAGACGGCGCGCACCACGTGATCGCCGAGATCAGCGGCGGACTCGGCGACATCGGGTACACGGTCCCCGGCCAGGCCTGGACGTACTGGAACAAGGGCCCCGGACCCGGGCCGAGCTACAACGACACCGGCGAAGGCCACGACTGGTCGGCCAGGACCGGCCGCGCGATGGCCAGCAACCTGGTCGCCGTCGCGAAGGCGCTGACCGCGAACCCGGTCCCGCCGCCGCCGAGCTGA
- a CDS encoding plasmid stabilization protein, protein MPAGSNKKRERQYEHIKAGLKDRGRSEDTAEEIAARTVNKERARSGEAKQTSRSSTHDMSSSKRGGQRSHSGSQGRTRDQLYNEAKQKNVKGRSKMTKAELEHAVGR, encoded by the coding sequence ATGCCCGCAGGGTCGAACAAGAAGAGGGAACGGCAGTACGAGCACATCAAGGCCGGCCTGAAGGACCGCGGCCGCAGCGAGGACACGGCTGAGGAGATCGCCGCCCGTACGGTGAACAAGGAGCGGGCCCGTTCCGGCGAGGCCAAGCAGACGAGCCGCAGTTCGACGCACGACATGTCGTCGAGCAAGCGCGGCGGGCAACGCTCGCACAGCGGTTCGCAGGGCCGGACCAGGGATCAGCTCTACAACGAGGCCAAGCAGAAGAACGTCAAGGGCCGCTCGAAGATGACCAAGGCCGAGCTCGAGCACGCGGTCGGCCGCTGA
- a CDS encoding zinc-dependent alcohol dehydrogenase has translation MKALTWQGKRRIEYGEVPDPKIEEPNDAVIRVTSTGVCGSDLHLYEVMAPFLDPGDVLGHEPMGIVEEVGSGITNLAPGDRVVVPFQIACGSCFMCEQDLQTQCETTQVRDQGMGAALFGYTKLYGQVPGGQAEYLRVPQAQYGPIKVPHGPDDDRFVYLSDVLPTAWQAVEYAGVPDGGSVAVLGLGPIGDMATRVAQHRGYRVIGVDLVPERLKRARDHGVETVEYSDDVADAVRNLTDGRGPDSVIDAVGMEAHGSPRARFLQQAAGLLPNALQRKVMETAGVDQLAALYLAIDLVRRGGTISLSGVYGGMADPLPMLTVFDKQIQLRMGQANVHRWVDRILPLLDDEDVLGVDGFATHHVPLSDGPEAYELFQQKRDGAVKVLLKP, from the coding sequence ATGAAGGCACTGACCTGGCAAGGCAAGCGCAGGATCGAGTACGGCGAGGTCCCGGATCCGAAGATCGAGGAGCCGAACGACGCCGTAATCCGGGTGACCTCGACCGGGGTCTGTGGGTCCGACCTGCACCTGTACGAGGTGATGGCCCCGTTCCTCGACCCCGGTGACGTGCTCGGCCACGAGCCGATGGGCATCGTCGAGGAGGTCGGATCCGGGATCACCAACCTCGCGCCGGGTGACCGGGTCGTGGTGCCGTTCCAGATCGCCTGCGGGTCGTGCTTCATGTGCGAGCAGGACCTGCAGACGCAGTGCGAGACCACCCAGGTCCGGGACCAGGGCATGGGCGCCGCGTTGTTCGGCTACACCAAGCTCTACGGCCAGGTGCCGGGCGGCCAGGCCGAGTACCTGCGCGTGCCGCAGGCGCAGTACGGGCCGATCAAGGTGCCGCACGGGCCGGACGACGACCGGTTCGTCTACCTGTCCGACGTGTTGCCGACGGCCTGGCAGGCGGTCGAGTACGCCGGGGTCCCGGACGGCGGGTCGGTCGCGGTCCTCGGACTCGGCCCGATCGGGGACATGGCCACCCGCGTCGCGCAGCATCGCGGATACCGGGTGATCGGTGTCGACCTCGTGCCCGAACGTCTCAAGCGCGCTCGCGATCACGGGGTCGAGACGGTCGAGTACTCCGACGACGTCGCCGACGCGGTCCGCAATCTCACCGACGGGCGGGGGCCCGACTCGGTGATCGACGCGGTCGGGATGGAGGCGCACGGGTCGCCGAGGGCCCGGTTCCTGCAGCAGGCGGCGGGGTTGCTTCCGAACGCGTTGCAGCGCAAGGTGATGGAGACGGCCGGCGTCGACCAGTTGGCGGCGCTCTACCTCGCGATCGACCTGGTCCGCCGCGGCGGCACCATCTCGTTGTCCGGGGTGTACGGCGGGATGGCGGACCCGCTGCCGATGCTGACCGTGTTCGACAAGCAGATCCAGCTGCGGATGGGGCAGGCGAACGTGCACCGCTGGGTGGACCGGATCCTTCCGCTGCTCGACGACGAGGACGTGCTGGGCGTCGACGGTTTCGCTACCCATCACGTCCCGCTGTCCGACGGCCCCGAGGCGTACGAGCTGTTCCAGCAGAAGCGGGACGGCGCCGTGAAGGTCCTGCTCAAACCGTAG
- a CDS encoding phosphoketolase gives MRVERVDGHPLSDEELQALDAYWRAANYLSVGQIYLLANPLLKEPLRPEHVKPRLLGHWGTTPGLNLVYVHLNRAIRQRELSMMSVIGPGHGGPAIVANTWLEGSWTATYPNTTQDEPGMARLFKQFSFPGGIPSHVAPEVPGSINEGGELGYSLSHAYGAAADNPDLVVACVVGDGEAETGPLATSWHSNKFLNPRRDGAVLPILHLNGYKIANPALLARIGDDELTALLRGVGHEPYLVEGSDPVEVHQAMAAAVDKCLDRIREIQVEARVEGEPVTRPAWPMIVLRTPKGWTGPRTVDGEPVEDTWRSHQVPLSGVRTNEDHLRQLEDWLRSYHPEELFDENGTPVESLLALAPRPSLRMGSSPHANGGLLTRNLELPEPAEYAVPVKAPGAEDGEPTKVFGQYLRDAFRLNEKHRNLRLVGPDETESNRLGAVYDVTGKAWVAGRRDTDLHLDPDGRVLEMLSEHTCQGWLEGYLLTGRHGVFSSYEAFVHIVDSMVNQHAKWLKTVNRLDWRRPIPSLNYLLTSHVWRQDHNGFSHQDPGFIDHVVNKKAEVVRVYLPPDTNTLLSTMDHCLRTRNYVNVVVAGKQPQPNWLDWEAAALHCARGIGVWDFAGNDEGDPDVVMACAGDVPTLETLAAVDLLREHLPDLRVRVVNVVDLMRLQDSTEHPHGLPDPEFDALFTTDKPVIFAYHGYPWLIHRLTYRRRNHENLHVRGYIEEGTTTTPFDMVVLNNLDRYHLAMDVIDRVPALRTKAVSVRQWLADQRVRHRVHTTRYGEDLPEVRNWRWGRPS, from the coding sequence ATGAGGGTGGAGCGAGTCGACGGGCATCCGCTGAGTGACGAGGAGTTGCAGGCGCTCGACGCGTACTGGCGGGCCGCCAACTACCTCTCCGTCGGGCAGATCTACCTGCTCGCGAATCCGCTGCTCAAGGAGCCGTTGCGGCCCGAGCACGTCAAGCCGCGGTTGCTCGGGCACTGGGGGACGACGCCGGGGCTGAACCTGGTCTACGTGCACCTGAACCGGGCGATCCGGCAGCGGGAGCTGTCGATGATGTCCGTGATCGGGCCGGGGCACGGTGGTCCGGCGATCGTCGCGAACACCTGGCTGGAGGGCAGCTGGACCGCGACGTACCCGAACACCACCCAGGACGAGCCGGGGATGGCGCGGCTGTTCAAGCAGTTCTCGTTCCCCGGTGGGATCCCGAGTCACGTGGCGCCGGAGGTCCCCGGATCGATCAACGAGGGCGGCGAACTCGGATACTCGCTCAGTCACGCGTACGGCGCGGCCGCGGACAACCCGGATCTCGTGGTCGCCTGTGTGGTCGGGGACGGCGAGGCGGAGACGGGGCCGTTGGCGACCTCGTGGCACTCGAACAAGTTCCTGAATCCCCGGCGGGACGGCGCCGTCCTGCCGATCCTGCACCTCAACGGCTACAAGATCGCCAATCCCGCCCTGCTGGCCCGGATCGGTGACGACGAGCTGACCGCGTTGCTGCGCGGCGTCGGGCACGAGCCGTACCTGGTGGAGGGGTCGGATCCGGTCGAGGTCCATCAGGCGATGGCGGCCGCGGTGGACAAGTGCCTGGACCGGATCCGCGAGATCCAGGTCGAGGCCCGGGTGGAGGGCGAACCGGTGACGCGGCCGGCCTGGCCGATGATCGTGCTGCGGACGCCGAAGGGGTGGACCGGGCCGCGCACCGTCGACGGTGAGCCGGTCGAGGACACGTGGCGTTCGCACCAGGTGCCGTTGTCGGGGGTCCGGACGAACGAGGACCACCTGCGGCAGTTGGAGGACTGGCTCCGCAGCTACCACCCGGAGGAGCTGTTCGACGAGAACGGAACCCCGGTGGAGTCGTTGCTCGCGCTGGCCCCGCGTCCGTCCTTGCGGATGGGGTCGAGTCCGCATGCGAACGGCGGCCTGCTCACCCGCAACCTCGAACTCCCCGAGCCCGCCGAGTACGCCGTCCCGGTGAAGGCGCCCGGGGCCGAGGACGGTGAGCCGACGAAGGTGTTCGGGCAGTACCTGCGGGACGCGTTCCGGCTGAACGAGAAGCACCGCAACCTCCGGCTGGTCGGACCGGACGAGACCGAGTCGAACCGGCTGGGCGCGGTGTACGACGTGACCGGCAAGGCCTGGGTCGCGGGCCGCCGGGACACCGATCTGCACCTCGATCCCGACGGCCGGGTGCTGGAGATGCTCAGCGAGCACACCTGCCAGGGCTGGCTGGAGGGGTACCTGCTGACCGGGCGGCACGGGGTCTTCTCGTCGTACGAGGCGTTCGTGCACATTGTCGACTCGATGGTCAACCAGCACGCCAAGTGGCTGAAGACGGTGAACCGGCTGGACTGGCGCCGGCCGATCCCGTCGCTCAACTACCTGCTCACGTCGCACGTCTGGCGGCAGGACCACAACGGCTTCTCGCACCAGGATCCCGGCTTCATCGATCACGTCGTGAACAAGAAGGCCGAGGTGGTCCGGGTCTACCTGCCACCGGACACGAACACGCTGCTGTCCACGATGGACCACTGCCTGCGGACCCGGAACTACGTCAATGTCGTTGTCGCCGGCAAGCAACCGCAGCCGAACTGGCTGGACTGGGAAGCGGCCGCGTTGCACTGCGCTCGCGGGATCGGCGTCTGGGACTTCGCCGGCAACGACGAGGGCGATCCGGACGTGGTGATGGCGTGTGCGGGGGACGTGCCGACGTTGGAGACGCTCGCGGCCGTCGACCTGCTCCGCGAGCACCTTCCTGACCTGCGGGTCCGGGTCGTCAACGTGGTCGACCTGATGCGGTTGCAGGACTCGACCGAGCACCCGCACGGGCTGCCCGACCCGGAGTTCGACGCGCTGTTCACGACCGACAAGCCGGTCATCTTCGCGTACCACGGGTATCCCTGGCTGATCCACCGGCTGACCTACCGCCGGCGCAACCATGAGAACCTGCACGTCCGCGGGTACATCGAGGAGGGCACCACGACCACGCCGTTCGACATGGTGGTGCTGAACAACCTGGACCGGTACCACCTGGCGATGGACGTGATCGACCGGGTGCCGGCGTTGCGGACCAAGGCGGTCAGCGTTCGTCAGTGGCTCGCCGATCAGCGGGTACGGCACCGCGTGCACACCACCCGGTACGGCGAAGACCTCCCCGAGGTCCGGAACTGGCGCTGGGGGAGGCCTTCGTGA
- a CDS encoding sigma-70 family RNA polymerase sigma factor, which produces MTIAPVPAADSKQRIAETTQELLEQADGQPDPHHQQLLDEVVILNAPIARSIASRYRSKGVDADDLEQVAYLGLVKAANGYRLDASTAFLAYAVPTIRGELKRYFRDCAWTVRPPRRVQEMQGSIAAAEPELTQKLGHLPTDSETAEALGTDAGEIAEASSVRACFSALSLDAPGTAETGSTLLDTVADAESGYELVENVHTLAPAVDGLGDRDRRILELRFCNGYTQEEIGNELGVSQMQVSRLLRGILDRLRADLTRELPPKRS; this is translated from the coding sequence GTGACGATCGCTCCTGTCCCCGCTGCCGATTCCAAGCAGCGCATCGCCGAAACCACCCAGGAACTGCTCGAACAGGCTGACGGCCAGCCCGACCCGCACCACCAGCAACTGCTCGACGAGGTGGTGATCCTCAACGCACCGATCGCCCGGTCGATCGCGTCCCGGTACCGCAGCAAGGGCGTGGACGCCGACGACCTGGAGCAGGTGGCGTACCTCGGCCTGGTCAAGGCCGCGAACGGGTACCGGCTGGACGCGTCGACGGCGTTCCTCGCGTACGCCGTCCCGACCATCCGCGGCGAGCTGAAGCGGTACTTCCGGGACTGCGCCTGGACCGTCCGGCCGCCGCGCCGGGTCCAGGAGATGCAGGGCAGCATCGCGGCCGCCGAGCCCGAGCTGACCCAGAAGCTCGGTCACCTCCCGACCGACTCCGAGACGGCCGAGGCCCTCGGGACCGACGCCGGCGAGATCGCCGAGGCGTCGTCGGTCCGGGCCTGCTTCAGTGCGCTGTCCCTGGACGCCCCGGGGACGGCCGAGACCGGGAGCACGTTGCTCGACACGGTCGCCGACGCCGAGTCGGGGTACGAGCTGGTCGAGAACGTGCACACCCTGGCGCCCGCGGTCGACGGTCTGGGCGACCGGGATCGCCGGATCCTCGAGCTGCGCTTCTGCAACGGCTACACGCAGGAGGAGATCGGCAACGAGCTCGGCGTCAGCCAGATGCAGGTCTCCCGCCTGCTCCGCGGCATCCTCGACCGGCTCCGCGCCGATCTCACCCGCGAGCTGCCGCCGAAGCGGTCCTGA
- a CDS encoding UdgX family uracil-DNA binding protein (This protein belongs to the uracil DNA glycosylase superfamily, members of which act in excision repair of DNA. However, it belongs more specifically to UdgX branch, whose founding member was found to bind uracil in DNA (where it does not belong), without cleaving it, appears to promote DNA repair by a pathway involving RecA, rather than base excision.): protein MTKYAGAREWIPESGGMRAVRTALPTCRGCDLWEDAEQVVPGEGPVRARMMLVGEQPGDVEDKAGHVFVGPAGRLLDKALEAAGIERKDVFLTNAVKHFRFEPRGKRRIHKTPSTGQIVACSPWLDAERAIVRPELVVVLGAVAARTLLGPDFRVTQHRGERVDLPDGTPAIPTVHPSSVVRSREYRRDFELFVTDLRTAAEVLGQ, encoded by the coding sequence ATGACCAAGTACGCGGGCGCGCGCGAGTGGATCCCGGAAAGCGGTGGCATGCGGGCCGTCCGTACCGCGCTGCCTACCTGCCGTGGTTGCGATCTCTGGGAGGACGCCGAACAGGTCGTCCCCGGTGAAGGCCCCGTCCGGGCGCGGATGATGCTGGTCGGCGAACAGCCGGGTGACGTCGAGGACAAGGCGGGCCACGTGTTCGTCGGACCGGCCGGGCGGCTGCTGGACAAGGCACTCGAGGCGGCCGGGATCGAGCGGAAGGACGTCTTCCTGACGAACGCGGTGAAGCACTTCCGGTTCGAGCCGCGCGGCAAACGCCGGATCCACAAGACCCCGTCGACCGGACAGATCGTTGCCTGCAGCCCCTGGTTGGACGCCGAGCGGGCGATCGTCCGGCCCGAACTCGTCGTCGTCCTCGGCGCCGTCGCGGCCCGTACGTTGCTCGGTCCCGACTTCCGGGTCACCCAGCACCGTGGCGAACGCGTCGACCTCCCCGACGGCACCCCGGCGATCCCGACCGTTCACCCGTCCTCGGTGGTCCGCTCCCGCGAGTACCGCCGCGACTTCGAGCTCTTCGTCACCGACCTCCGCACAGCGGCCGAGGTGCTAGGTCAGTGA
- a CDS encoding TIGR03557 family F420-dependent LLM class oxidoreductase, translating to MKIGYFLSSEEYSPAQLIEQARLAEEAGFDALWISDHYHPWNDEQGESAFVWSTLGAIAQVCELPVTTAVTCPTVRIHPAVIAQAAATSAVLLNGRFQLGVGTGEALNEHIFGGPWPTVDVRLEMLEEAVEIMRRLWTEDGFVSHRGKHYTVDTARIYTRPDTPLPVYMSGFGPQATDVAARIADGYMTTSPDRDLLERFRANGGGDKPTQAGFKVSYAPTEAEGVEQAHRIWANSGLPGELAQVLPSPRHFEQASQLVTKDSTAESVTCGPKADAHVAAFQPYVEAGFDEIYVANIGPHSVDMMNLYRTEVLPELRRSLT from the coding sequence GTGAAGATCGGCTATTTCCTGTCCTCCGAGGAGTACTCGCCGGCGCAGCTGATCGAGCAGGCGCGGCTGGCCGAGGAGGCCGGTTTCGACGCGCTGTGGATCAGCGACCACTACCACCCGTGGAACGACGAACAGGGCGAGAGCGCGTTCGTCTGGTCCACGCTCGGCGCGATCGCCCAGGTCTGTGAACTCCCGGTCACCACCGCTGTCACCTGTCCCACGGTTCGCATCCATCCGGCCGTGATCGCGCAGGCCGCCGCGACCAGCGCGGTACTGCTGAACGGACGCTTCCAGCTCGGGGTGGGGACCGGGGAGGCGCTCAACGAGCACATCTTCGGCGGCCCCTGGCCGACCGTGGACGTCCGCCTGGAAATGCTCGAGGAGGCGGTCGAGATCATGCGCCGGCTCTGGACCGAGGACGGTTTCGTCTCGCACCGCGGCAAGCACTACACCGTCGACACCGCACGGATCTACACCAGGCCGGACACACCGCTGCCCGTCTACATGTCCGGCTTCGGCCCGCAGGCGACCGACGTCGCCGCGCGGATCGCCGACGGGTACATGACGACGTCGCCGGACCGGGACCTGCTGGAGCGGTTTCGCGCGAACGGCGGTGGCGACAAGCCCACCCAGGCAGGCTTCAAGGTCAGCTACGCCCCCACCGAGGCGGAGGGTGTCGAGCAGGCCCATCGCATCTGGGCGAATTCGGGGCTGCCGGGCGAACTGGCCCAGGTCCTGCCGTCACCCCGGCACTTCGAACAGGCCAGCCAGTTGGTGACGAAGGACTCGACCGCCGAGTCGGTCACCTGTGGCCCGAAGGCGGACGCCCACGTCGCGGCGTTCCAGCCGTACGTCGAGGCCGGCTTCGACGAGATCTACGTGGCGAACATCGGCCCGCACTCGGTCGACATGATGAACCTCTACCGCACCGAGGTCCTGCCCGAACTCCGCCGGTCACTGACCTAG
- a CDS encoding GPGG-motif small membrane protein: MGLVLWIIAAILVIAGIVSLVRGQLLWGAVLIIVGLLVGPGGVSIFT; the protein is encoded by the coding sequence ATGGGCCTGGTGCTCTGGATCATCGCGGCGATCCTCGTCATCGCAGGAATTGTGTCGCTGGTGCGTGGACAGCTGCTCTGGGGTGCTGTCCTGATCATCGTGGGCCTGCTGGTGGGGCCCGGCGGCGTCAGCATCTTCACCTGA